In Benincasa hispida cultivar B227 chromosome 8, ASM972705v1, whole genome shotgun sequence, the sequence tatttaacaaaaaaaaaaaatatagcagAATAAAACCTAAACCAGTACTAAAATAATATGTACTCCacacacaaactattataacccataCTATCATAGCCCGTACTATTTGAGTatgcactccaaacacaaaatattatgaCCCTGACTAAGATAGTTTGCATCCCAATCACGGATTAATATAAtccacatactattataacccacatACTATAATAAAaatagactataataaccaacttagtgccCCAAAGCCCCTAAATTTTCAGCATAGACGTCTCTAATCATCAGTTATTATAAAGGATATTTTCCTTCTAAAACCTAATAGACCTATTATAACAAAAGATTTCTACCTTCTAAAATCTAGAATCTCCTAAAATTTTAACATGGTcagaaaaaattaaattctttcATTATACttctaaaaattttataaatattgatagaaTTTTACCGGTGTCCCTTTTACTACGGTTGATACATGGGCAGGCACATCACCTTCTGCATTGGGTAAAGGTGCAAGTCGTGAAAGTCCAAAATCAGCAACCTTTGCTACATATTTAGAGTCTAATAATATATTGCTGGACTTGATATCTCGGTGGAATATTGGAGGATCAGCTTCTGTGTGCAGGTACAGAATTCCCTTAGCTGCACCCAGGGCAGCTTTGAATCTTGTGGCAAAACTCAAAGGTTCTGCAGAATTTACTGTAATAACACAAGGATACTTAGTAAGTCAATgcttggaagaaaaaaaaaaccgtgTTTTTTTCAGTTGACATAAAAATGATGGAACAAAAACCATGGACAATTGAGACAGaatctttgaaaaataaattataggaAGATTAGCTGAAATGTACCAGAAAGGTGATCCCTCAGCGTGCCATTTGACATAAACTCATAAGCCAACATCTGCACACAAATTCAAAATCAAGAAGTCTGTTCAACGCTAAATTCCAAGGTCAGTGAAAGaaattgaccaaaaaaaaaataatgtcctGCGAGTTGATAAGATTAGTTGTTCCCAAACTAATAAGTTTTGTGACAGAATTTGACAAACAGAcactttaatttaaatatgcTGTAATCAATCAGTTTCCAGCTCAAGCTTTTAGATTCAATAGTTTTTAAGGATTATTATTGGTTTACTTATATAACATCTAGACCAAATTGTTACAAACTGAAGTCtagagactaaatcgttacaattTTTAAATTGTTACACATGTTCATGGACGGAATGGGAATTTCATTAAATCTGTTTCTATTTTCAAAgccaataaaaatatatttatatacaaatcaattgaaaatatatttatacacAAAgccaacaaaaataaattactcTCATAGAGGTTATATACaaaattggaaaagaaataCCAAGAAACTATGAGATTATGGCATATTTCTCAATTGATATGATCTAGTTGTAACAATTTCACAAGTTTGAGTAGGTTAATTGCTCGAATTCAAAAAATCAAGAGGGTAAATGTAACAACACCAGTAGTTTAGAGGCATTTTTCACAATTATCCTTATAAAAATGTTAGATAAATAATGGATTCCTCAAATCACCTGCTCCCCTTCTTCATCGCAATATCCAATCAAAGCCACAAGATTTCGGTGGTGTAACCTTGACAATAATTGTATTTCTGTTAGGAACTCTTTTTCACCCTGCAGTGAGCCCTCCTGTGCACGTTTGATAGCAACAGCCGTGCTATCTGCTAGAATTCCTTTGTAAACCTTTCCATAACCACCTTGACCAACTACAGTGGAACAATGAAAATTATTTGTAGCTAGGGCCATTTCACGGTAACCAAATTCCTTTACGCCCTCGATCTTTATGGAGGTTTTTGACACTGCATagatcaattttttattattactattgtagtcattgttattttatgaaagtGCCCACTTTCATTAAAATTGGATGGAAGAATACCAAACATGTTAAAATTGATTGACACATTATCTCATAAAAAGTCAATAATGAAATTATGCAACTCAACTATGTTCCTCCAAACCAAGCATTGCTCAATTGCCAGATGAGTGTGCTAGGCTAGTAACCACGAGGTCTGTGTTTCGAATCCCCTACCCCAATtacactaaaaataaaattaaatttaaatttttttttttttttttttttttataagaataaaaaagataaaagaaaagaaagaaaaacccCTCAACTATGTTCCTACCAAGCAACAATTGAAAGATATCATTATCAAGCTTTTACCGGGAGGAAAGGGCAACGACAACAGAAAGATCTAGGGTTTTGATGAGAGAAAGAAGAATGCCTAGGGGTTGACCACATGGATAAAGGAGAGCAGCGAAGATGGCAAGGATGTCGACAATGGAAACAGAAATggaaacataaatgataacggAGACGACAGCAAGTGCCTACAGCAACAAAGACAACGGCAAACAGCTGCGGTGATCGGAGGCAGAACACCAGCAACTAGGGTTTAAGCGAACCTAGTTTTTACTCTTTTTGGGAATAAGACAAAtaacatttttctctcaaatctaataaagaatttcaagaaaatggaaataaagcTAATTACTGAAATTTATAACCATCAAGTACAAGGCAATTCAATCAAGACAGGATGGATTATTAATTCATGTAAGGCGTAGACCTTCAAACCCCATGAACCAAAAAATTGATTGGATTCTCCGTTGGATGGATAATCCTGAATTGTTTGCCCAGGACACAGCCACAGATGGTAACAAACTACATTACTACATCGCATATTCGCATTAAAGAAATGCATTCTCAGTTTACACTCTATCCTACAACCCAAAAGCTTAGcagaaatgaaaatatttaaacatgTCCAAgtaaaactttatttaatctTCCAGTAAGGTCACTATGCCAATCAACCATACTTACCTGGCGCATCTCAGTCAAACAATCTTTATAATCAcaaataagaattaaaaaaataataataaataaataataaataaaaaaataaaaaaagggggaaaaaaccATTCAGTTTCTATCAACCCATGCAAAGTTGAGTTTGTATCTCAATTCTCAAGCATATACTAGATATATGAACTTAATTATATGGGTAACATAATTGAAAATCACCTCTTACGTTACACACTGACTTAAACTACAAATGCATAAACAAGTTCAAGCTTCAGAGACTCATTCCTACACAGGATCGAAACATAGTTTATATGAATTCACATCTCCAGACCTATGATCCAATCATCCTCTAAATTTgtcttttataaatatttattaccCATGACAGGATGAGGTTTCAAAATTAAGCCATCATCATTTGCTGCATATAACATATTAGAAAGTTATTTATATTCCAGGTCATGAACTAGCATCTAAATCATAGCCCTCATATGTAGCCATAgtagaaaaatataattttctgTGTTATTTCTCTTAGGAGGAAAGGGTTTCTTAAATAGATGTACccaattacaaataaggaaagaataatcacaccaaatataatacaataaatcaatataaaatttcacaataaaagaaataatcaacAGCCAAATTATATCATTCATTAATGAAgaacttctaatgctagaaacGAGGCACATAAAATAGCACATCCTAATTTGTAAGGAAGAAAAACTACTTACGATGACGCCTTCTTGAGATGTACTGGCCCCTAACACGTGatcttataataaaaataaaaacaattgcAGATAGCATTGCTCCACCAGCAATTGCTCCTAATATTATTCCAGCCAATGCCCCTTTACTCATAGTAGAATCAGATGATGCTGTGACAAAAACTGcaataaaagaaacaataataataaataaaaccctTTCAGCTAAAAAGCAATTTTGAAGGATTGTGATAATAATGCAATAGTACCTCAAAATAGCTACACCATGTAGGTGTCctatcaaaataatattaatatgttAATTATGGTCTTCCAATTTCATAAGTTAGATAACTGCAGTCATCTGCTCATATTAGTTATGATGGAGCCAAAATGGCTATATTAAACTATGTTCAACAAGATTGAAATCATAGAAAATGTCACTGTCATCAGAAATACTTTCTACTGTCAACAACTAATTGACATGAGcctctttaattaaaaatgcATCGAAATCATAAATACAGAACCATCATACAGAAGAAAAAGTCACCATTATATAcagaaaataatataaaagaaCAGTTATACAAAGGTATTTTGCAAAGATAATCAAAACATGCATTTATGTAGCAAACGACACAATAAACAATGCATATAAGGTCATCACTGTGCCACAGACAGGGTTTCCATTTTATACAACGGATAATATTTAGAAATCACACATATAAGGTCATCACTGTGCCACAGACAGGGTTTCCATTTTATACAACGGATAATATTTAGAAATCACAAATATAGGTCAGTTTTTTCCAATTGTTTCAACAGGTAACATGTGAACCAAAGGTAAAAGTGAGCTTTTCTAACAATCTTCAGTCAGATAGTTtaagaaatattaaattataagtttaatccctaaactttcatgttCGTGTCTATTTAGTccttttaactttcaaaagtgtCTGATAGGTCTCTTGACTTTTAAAAAGGGTTTAATaagttcttaaacttttaattttatctccATTAGGTTCCTGGATTTTAAATAATGTCTAATAGagccttaaactttcaattttatgtttaattaaacttttcgattttgtatttaatagatCATTgacttaaacattttttaaaatttatagatcTACTGAACATATAATTGAAAGCTTCGGTTCTATtagacaaaataaaatttatatttaatagatcaattatcaattcatttttaaaatttgaatacgTTGCAGACCTATTAGACAcagaatttgaaatttggagatttattagacattttttaaagtttacatACCAAATAGACACAAATCTGATAATTCAAGGACTAAACTTATAATCTAATCTTAAATAAATGAGTTAATATCCCAACAAAATACATCAGAGAAGTTTTCAAGACTAACCCTTCTTATAAACGTCAGATATTGTCAAGCTGAGAAGTTCATATGGTCCAAATATATCGCTATCTTGAATTTTCCAATTTGTAAACTTGGAAACAATTCGTAAAACCTCACTGTCATTGAACATGTGAGAACTATTGCTATCAGCAACATACAGGGGGAAAAGCTTTAGGCTCATTCTTAATCGAGGTCCTTTTTCCCACACAGCAGAACCGATGTCCAATTGTTCAAGATGTACCTTAAGACCACTGGTGAGATATTCCTCAAACATATGTTGATATGGACTGAAACGTGAGAATCCAGGACTTTTTAAACGATATCCAATTAGAAGAGGTGCGGAACAGAAACAAGATGATGGACATTTTGCTGAGTAACATTCGTAAGAAGGTGGGCATATTGGGCCAGAACAGCCAAGAGTGTTATTTGTTGGAATGTCAATTATATCCTCACTCTCAGATCCACAAAAGCCCAGCAGGCTGTTATTAGCACAAGCAGGATTTCCATGAAGCCTGAAatttagaagggaaaaaaaaagattgtaaCATAAACTTGTGAAGTTTGGTTGTATGCTGTACACACATATACTTGCAGCCAGAAATATGTAAGGGGTGATTGTTCACTCTGCACCAATGGATAAAGTAGTGCACATGCATTATGGCGATTGAATCAAAACCATGACACGGGGGGTAACAAATAGCCTTAACTGCTCAAATTACTACTCAGCCAACATTGGGTTTTGGTTGCATTATGGCGATTGAAGATACAGTTTTTGCATAAAAGTCGTATTGTACTAATTTTGATCTACCAAAGTTAAGAGGAAGAAGCAAACCAGACAGAAACATTCAGAGGGAGATGGATGCTTCCCGAAATATCTGAAAAATTATTGTTCTGCAACTCTCTGCAGTATGGAAGAggcaaaaataaatatttggtaAATGGactgcattctattatgaacaTATATTAATAGTCGTTGCAACAAAATAAGTTGATAAGACACTCAGCTCTCACATAAATCCATAATTCTTCAACCAGTAATTTAGTTACTTCAGGTCTTACACTGTAAGGCTGTCCAGAGAATTGAGCATCCTGCTTTGCCATATGGTGGATGGAACAGAGCCGTTCAATAAATTATTTGCAACTGACCTGCCATGGGAAACTGACCAAATAATCATTACTTTGTACATTGAGTAATATGTTAGATTTATGTAATGCTTTTCTTGAGAAGGTAAGTAtgctctctcctctctcctctctcctctctcctctGTTTTCTCCTCCGACCAGTAATTCCGAAGCTCTTTCAGCATATTCTTCCCTTTTTCCGGCCACTTTCAACATATATCCTCTTCTTGTTTTGGATTAACTCAAGATGAAAGTTAAAAGTTGCAATATCAATGACCATTTCTTTTTGCGTTTGGCAAGAGGATTTTGGTTTTTTAGTGGAAGACTTCTCAAAAAATCAGAAAGCTTCTTTAAGTATGCAAATGATGTTATGGTTAGAAATGGAGCTACATAAGCTTTCTAATGAAAAACCTCAGGTATTCTTCTCCAAAAAGGCTATGCTGGATCAGGGAGTTGCAAGATTAGCAAAGTTTTGGTTCAAGGCTGTTTGGTTTGCAGAAATCGCGTTTTGGCCTTCCTCAGGAGGTAGACGCAATATTCATATTCCTGCAGGTGTGAATAACCAAAGATGGCTTTCTTTTGCTGAATTGATTAGTTAAAGTTTGAAGGTTAGTTGCCATCTTGCCCATCAGAGTCCTATGCATGAAGTTGATAATCCTAATTCAGTTGATCATTATTTTAGAAGTTCATATGCAAAAGTAGTTGCCATTTCCGGAGAGGCAACATTAGCAAATGGAAGAGTTGAAGATTGCAAGAAAGATCAAATTCCCACCTTTCCAGATTTgattggaaaagaaaaagaaatgttggaTTGAAATCTACCTTCCCTGATTGTGGTAACAAGATTAATGGAGTACTACTCATGGCCTGAAGTAAAAACAACTTTAGAAGATTTTTTTCCTAGGAAATATTTCAATTAATCCCTTCTGTGATGATAAGGCATTAATCAAGATTCATATGGAGATTGATGAGGAGTTCTTGACAGGTAAATGGTACGAATATGGAATGATGCAACTAAAGCTTGAACATTGGTCTAAAAAAGTTCATTCCATCCCAAAAGCTACTTCAAGTTATGGAGGTTGGATTTCAACTAAGAATCTTCCGTTACCGTTTTGGAAGAATTCGGTTTTTTGAAGCTATTGGGCATCATTTAGGTCGTTTAATTGAGATCtcataaaaaaacaaacttttttaGAGTGTTCTTCAGCCTATATTAAGATCAAGGAGAATATTTGTGGTTTTATTCCAGCTTCTTTGGAAATTGAAGACTTATTGCTTGGAGAAGTAGTTATTACTTTTGAAAGATTAGATCCTTTGATCTCTCAAAATAATCCGCGATTTGCCAAAACTTGTTTTAGGGCAGAAGGCTTTTCAAATTCCCTGGACATCTGTCGCATTAAAGAAGCAATGTTGGATGAAGGCTTCTTGGTAGACACTTTGAAGAGGATATTAATGTATCAGAAGGTATTCCAACGGCCATTGCACCGGATAACATGAGGAAggttgaaaaattaaatttgccTGTTGATTTACAGCAGACTATTAACTCGGAGAGAGAAAATTCCAGCCCAGACAACGAGGTTAGTAATAATACTTTCATTGAAAATTCATTAGTAGGCCAAGAAGTCCATTCGGCTCCCTATTGCActcttcaaaaagaaaactcaaaggTTGCGTCTGATAAAGAAAGAGAAGGCCTCGAGATTGCTTCAAGAAGCTGAACGGTCATCCTCTAATTTCTGCTCTGCCTGATCAGATCAGAATTTGATTCCTCGAAACAAAGTTGTAGAAGAAATTGAGTTTGAGCAAGAACTTCATATCATTAATGAAGAGGTTCTAAGTACCAGAGATCCGGTTCTTCATGTCAAAATAATTCTCAGAAGTTTACAAATACAGCAGATTCCTTGATGCATCATTCTCATAATCCAGATGATCTAGAAGAGAAATATGTTCGAGTATTCATCCCACATGATCCTAAACTTTCAAGAAAACGCCATTCCTCTCCTGTAATCATTCATCATAATTTCAGGGTACGGGAGTCGAAAGTTTCCTTCATCCAAGGCATATTTTCTCAAGAGTATAAGAAGCCCTCTTCTCAAGAGTCAGATGATGAATCAGATATTAGTATGAGCAGTGGAGAATCCAATCATGAAGGGCCTGAAAAGATTGAAGATTATTTTACTGATCAAGTGGGGGAAGCATATAGAGCACTATTTTTTCAGCAACAACAATCTCTTGTAAGTGCTCCATACCTTTCTCCATCTCAAATCCCTTCCAAATTTTCCTCTTTAGTGGTGGGTTGTGGTTTCCATTTGCAGGAAATAGCACCTCCTAAGGAGGTGTCAAAAGCATGAAGATTGTTTCTTGGAACACGAGGGGTCTTAGTGAAATCTAAACAAACCATGTTGGAGCATTTCTTACAAAACCAGCATCCTGATTTAGTGTTGATTCAAGAAACAAAGCGTTATTGATGTTCAATTTATTAAATCCATTTGGAGCTCTAATGACAACGGTTGGACATATGTGGAGCCTTTTGGTAAATCTAGAGGTATTCTTACCATGTGGGATGAAAGCAAATTTTCGCCCTTGGAATTCATAAAGGGGAAAGAAGACATCCTTGGCCAGAATTTGTTTCAATTACTGATTATTGTCCTGAAACTTGGTGCATTGGAGGAAACTTCATCATGACAAGATGGAGTCACGAAAGATTTCCTATTGGAAGAGTTACAAGAGGAATGAAAATGTTTAATAAGTTCATTCAAGATGCTGGGTTGTTTGAAGTACCATTATCCAATGGAAATTTCACATAGTCTAGGGATGGTATCCCGAAATCACATTCTCTACTAGATAGATTCCTCATCAATAAGGAATGGGACGATTTATTTGTTAACTCAAGAGTTAGTAGAAAAGCAAGGCTTTTTTCGGATCATTTTCCCTTGCTCTTAGAGGCTGGAGCAGTTTCTTGGGGTCCTTCCCCTTTTCGTTTTTGCAATAGTTGGATGAGGATTATTGAGTGCTCAAAAGGTCATCCAAAAAGTCTTGGATCGTGATCAATCAGAAGGTTGGACAGGTTTTACAATAGGCCTTAAGCTGCGCAAGGTAAAAGATAAAGTTAAATCTTGATTTGCGAAATATGAGCTAGAAAGAAAAGACAAGAGAGATTTATTATGAGTTGAcctttttttattcaaaagcCTAGAGAGAAGACCTTTCAATTATTGAAATGGATATTAGATTAGCTATCAAAGGAGATCTTATGAATTTATACCTTCTGGAGGAGAggaacttaatttaaaaaagcaAATTGAATTGGTTAAAGTTGGGTGATGAAAAATACCAGCTTTTTCCATAGATTTCTTTCAGCAAAAAAGAGCAAGAATATGATTACTGAATTAGTTTCAAGCAACGGGTCAACAATTCAATCCTACCGAGAGATTGAATCAGAAATAATATGTTATTTTGCTTCTCAGTATTGGAAATTCCGGTTCTCAAGCCATTCCTTCTGATATTACTTGGAATCGTGTGTCGGCTGCTGAAAATTCAGCTTTAATTTCCCCTTCTCGAAGCGAGGAGATCCTTCCAGCAATTAAATCTCTTGGCAAAAACAAAGCTCCCGAGCCAGATGGTTTTACAGTAGtctttcatttaattttggcagaatTTCAGGGCTGTCTTTCAGAAATTGTTTGAGGAATTTCACTCTAATGGAAAGCTGAATGCTTGTATCAAGGAAAATTTTATTTGCCTAATTCCTAAAAAGGCTAATTCGTCACAGGTTAAAGACTTTAGACCTAGAAGGCTAACTACCTCTGCTCACAATCCAAGCATTATGAAGATTATTCTATCTAGGATATTGGTCTTAATTGGAATGCGTTTTTATTCTCTATGTAATCAAGTCAAGTGATTTAGTCTGTTCGTATGCTCTGAATTCTTGTATCTCATATTGGAAATGATGAGGAGCTTTGGGGGTGTCAATATAGTTGAGATGTCCTGATGCACTTTTCAGTTCTTGTTTGCTTTGGTTTGATATTTTCTCTTTGTATTTTGTCTCATTGTAATTGAGCTATtactcttttcattatatcaatgaaaagttccGTATCTGTTTCAAATAAAAGATACCATGGGCTACACCCTAAATTCTGCTTCAGCACTACTTGCGACCAcactttgtttttcttatttcaCTAACTAGATGTCATCCAACAAAGGAGCATCAACCAAAAATGGATCTTCTATCAGTGGTATTGCCTGCCCAATCAACATTACTAGAGATTTTGACATGTAGGTGGTCATGTTTCTTAAACTATATGCCTTGGGCCCTTATCCTGGAGCACCTTTCATATATCTCAGAATCCTATAAACTACTTAAAAATAAGTTGGCCCATGAGCATGCATAAACTGACTTACCATACTAATTGCAAAAGTAATATCAAGACCACAAGTCTCTAGTACTTCTCGTTTCCTTTTACCTTTGTTCCTGTTGTAGCTTGCAATTTTAACTTCTGCTCAATGGGGAACTTCTATTGTCTTGCAACCAAGTAAACCTGCCTCTTTCAATAGATCAAGAATATACTTCCTTTGGTTGACAAGAATGCCACCATTGGACCGGGCCAAAACCTCCAAGAttattgatgaaatagagaaaaaatggaaaagttGGAGGGTTCGTGGCACCCTTCAAACTGTTGCACGGTGCCAAAGACAAAATGGGGGCCTCAAGCATCATCAGTAGTGCTACGGTGCTCTACAAAGCATTGTGCGACGCTGCGATTGGGGGTATGAAGAGCTATGGCGCTGCCTTTCCTTTTTTGAAAAATCctacatttttcaaaagaatctcCAATAAGTGCTAGGGTTGATTAGCTGCCAAGGACACGAAATTTTGGAGCATTCAAGTGAGTTTTGCTGCAGAGAACAGTTGAAAAAATGAGGGAAACTTGTTGAGCCCTAAAGTGACTTTTGCTTTCACACTTGAAGAATTCACATCTCGCCAATATTTCCTCTAATATAACCTTAATCTTAGTTGTTCATGAAAGATTTTTGGTAAATTTGGGACATTTCTTGCATAGCATTGGTGCTTTTGATTCCCTTGTCTTTCTTGGTGGCCAAGGTTAATTTCTGCTCTATTCTCTTGCGATTGAGGTAATTGTGGTTGGTTGTGTGCCTCACTTAATTGATCAAACCGAATGAACACATTCTTTGCAAtggcttcatcttcttcaacacCTCAATCTTTGATTTCATTGATTAATTGTTCCTCGTCATCTGGTTCCAATTAAGCAACCTTCATATTAGTCCCACCAATTGTTTCTTCTTCCAATGCAAGCTCTTCCTCGATCTTTCTACCTTTCTATTCGACTCATCttcaactaattttttatttacttttacttCGTTCATTTTTTGCACAATTTCATAGCCCGTTTGGATGAGTTCTTGACCTTATATTAATACAACAAGCTCTTGgttttgattttcttgaattatttcttttttgaacACTTGCCATTATTTTGAAAGTTGATCCATGTTTTAAGTCATCTTTTCTAACAGATATTGGATCTCTTTTACtcccttcttcatttccttCAATACTTCAAGATTGATATATAAATTGAGTGTCTTGAACAAGTTTCAACTTCATATTTGTCGTAGGGCAGATTCTTCGGTTTTCTTGAATATGTTTCAAACTCTGCCTCTACTGAATATAGAGCTCCTTCTTTGAGAATTTGTGAAGGAACGTGGATTCAAAAATTATTGACATGACTAAAAACTGATACTTGGAACTCATTTACAATGTTTTGTGACAGTCAATTACTCATTAGTATTGCAAAGAACCCTATGCATAATAACAGAACAAAACACATAAAGCTTGATCACCATTCATTATTTGAGAAGGTCAATTATAACACAGTGGAATTATCTTATGTTTCATCTCGTCATCAAATTGCTAACATTCTCACCAAAACACTACCCAAGACAACTTTTGAAGATTTCAACTCCAAGCCTAGCTTGTACCCTATATACAACCCAACTTGAGGGGAAGTATAGATTTATTCCTTGGTTTTTTTTGTGCgaaatatatatacttttttcctttttaggttatttccttttctatatttttctttgtattATATCTTGTATTTGGGaatagaaaataattttctCCCAAAACTTTACAAATTAATCctaattctaattaatcaaGGAAACAAATACTAATCCTAATAAACCAAtggaaactaatcctaatcttAATCAATCAAAGATTTGACCAAGATAGCCAAATTTACCCTAATCCCTACACTACACTACACTAGACTACATAACTAAAGATAAATCCACTCACAATTTTTGAAGATGTGGTAGACCCGAAAGACTGGATGGTATGTTGCCAGTAAGACGGTTGTTGGACAAGATGCTGCATTTAATATATagataagaaaaatatcaaGCGGCCATTCAACATCATATTTTTATTGCAGGTTTTAAATCTTCGAAGCTCTTTAATCGAACAGTGAAGTTTTAATTGCCAAAGATAAAGATGAGATTCTTACATGGTTGTGATATTCTCAGAGAGTTTACTTCGTGGTATCAGTCCACTTAGTTGATTGGAACTTAGATCTCTGAAATACGAAGAAACAGTAAAGATATTAGGGTCAATTTTGAAGGCGTCTACCTCTTACATTCATGAAGCTAATATAATAAAGACGTCATATATCTATACTTATACTCAAGAAACCTAATCTAGACTTACAGATAACCGAGGTTCTTTATTCTGCTCAGATCTGGAATTGACCCTTGCAAGGTACAGTTCCTTAAACTCCTGTGCAAATCAATCACAAAGACAACCAATAAATTTACGTCAGTACAACTCCACAATTTTTATTTGAACGAAAACATAACTTttcattgaaataatgaaaCGAGGTCAATGTTCAAATTACAAAAGAGGATACTAAATATAAAGCTATCAAAAGCTTGCCAGTATAAGAACAGAAAATCAAAACTAGACCGAGATATCCAATAAAAGAACAGAATAAAAGCTTGACATGGAAAGAGACTTCTTCTAGGACTGATTGAATtctgaaaaaaacaaaaaccagcTTCTTGAGGATGTTTTATCATCAACAAGAGCTTGGACTTGACTGTCAAAAAATGCGGTGCACTTCTCTAACCCCCTTCTATTAACAAGCGAGTGAACAGTATAAACCAAATCCCAAACTTCATTGCTTTTCTTGAGAAGCTCAATCCAATTAACAACAATGGACTTGTGCAGACGGTAACCAAATCCAAATCCACCGTCTTGGATAGGAATGCAAAAGGTAGGTAATCCACTATTCCACTCATATCTTCACCAATTGTGAC encodes:
- the LOC120083996 gene encoding probable LRR receptor-like serine/threonine-protein kinase At1g06840 isoform X2, whose translation is MNNNSISGEIPSELSGLPNLVHFLLDNNNLSGKLPPELFQLPNLEILQLDNNNFSGATIPDSYGYMTKLLKLSLRNCTLQGSIPDLSRIKNLGYLDLSSNQLSGLIPRSKLSENITTIILSNNRLTGNIPSSLSGLPHLQKLSVANNLLNGSVPSTIWQSRMLNSLDSLTVELQNNNFSDISGSIHLPLNVSVWLHGNPACANNSLLGFCGSESEDIIDIPTNNTLGCSGPICPPSYECYSAKCPSSCFCSAPLLIGYRLKSPGFSRFSPYQHMFEEYLTSGLKVHLEQLDIGSAVWEKGPRLRMSLKLFPLYVADSNSSHMFNDSEVLRIVSKFTNWKIQDSDIFGPYELLSLTISDVYKKVFVTASSDSTMSKGALAGIILGAIAGGAMLSAIVFIFIIRSRVRGQYISRRRHLSKTSIKIEGVKEFGYREMALATNNFHCSTVVGQGGYGKVYKGILADSTAVAIKRAQEGSLQGEKEFLTEIQLLSRLHHRNLVALIGYCDEEGEQMLAYEFMSNGTLRDHLSVNSAEPLSFATRFKAALGAAKGILYLHTEADPPIFHRDIKSSNILLDSKYVAKVADFGLSRLAPLPNAEGDVPAHVSTVVKGTPGYLDPEYFLTHKLTDKSDVYSLGVVFLELLTGRHPISHGKNIVREVNGAYHSGKIFSIIDGRLGSYPAECVEKFVTLALKCCQDDTDARPSMAEVVRTLESIWLMLPESDTKISEPLISDVIKVTSPPSSSSNMNNYYISEVSGSDLVSGVTPTIMPR
- the LOC120083996 gene encoding probable LRR receptor-like serine/threonine-protein kinase At1g06840 isoform X1; this encodes MCRSQQWAFVALLLLCSSSSLLIVGAAEMVTHPSEVDALLVIKRSLVDPNGNLSNWNRGDPCNSNWTGVLCNTTLDDNYLHVAELQLLNMSLSGNLSPALGRLSYLRVLDFMWNEINGEIPREIGNLTSLELLLLNGNQLSGSLPEDLGNLLHLDRIQIDQNHISGPIPKSFANLKATKHFHMNNNSISGEIPSELSGLPNLVHFLLDNNNLSGKLPPELFQLPNLEILQLDNNNFSGATIPDSYGYMTKLLKLSLRNCTLQGSIPDLSRIKNLGYLDLSSNQLSGLIPRSKLSENITTIILSNNRLTGNIPSSLSGLPHLQKLSVANNLLNGSVPSTIWQSRMLNSLDSLTVELQNNNFSDISGSIHLPLNVSVWLHGNPACANNSLLGFCGSESEDIIDIPTNNTLGCSGPICPPSYECYSAKCPSSCFCSAPLLIGYRLKSPGFSRFSPYQHMFEEYLTSGLKVHLEQLDIGSAVWEKGPRLRMSLKLFPLYVADSNSSHMFNDSEVLRIVSKFTNWKIQDSDIFGPYELLSLTISDVYKKVFVTASSDSTMSKGALAGIILGAIAGGAMLSAIVFIFIIRSRVRGQYISRRRHLSKTSIKIEGVKEFGYREMALATNNFHCSTVVGQGGYGKVYKGILADSTAVAIKRAQEGSLQGEKEFLTEIQLLSRLHHRNLVALIGYCDEEGEQMLAYEFMSNGTLRDHLSVNSAEPLSFATRFKAALGAAKGILYLHTEADPPIFHRDIKSSNILLDSKYVAKVADFGLSRLAPLPNAEGDVPAHVSTVVKGTPGYLDPEYFLTHKLTDKSDVYSLGVVFLELLTGRHPISHGKNIVREVNGAYHSGKIFSIIDGRLGSYPAECVEKFVTLALKCCQDDTDARPSMAEVVRTLESIWLMLPESDTKISEPLISDVIKVTSPPSSSSNMNNYYISEVSGSDLVSGVTPTIMPR